One Candidatus Spechtbacteria bacterium genomic window, GCGAATACCCTCATCTACATACATCACGCCTTCAGATACAGGAACGTATACAAGCCGTGAATCAAAGTATCCTCTGTCGGTTGCCTCTTTCGCGCGACGAAAACTTTCGAAAGCAAAATCTTCTTGTGCGTCACGACTGATAACGTATACGCTTGCGCATGTATCAGCTAGCCTGCCCATGTGAGGCATTCCAGGGTAATACACGTCGCGAAGACCATCATATAGCATGCTATCTGTGACGATAGCTTCCGGCAGCGCTTCATATTCCGCGAGTTTTTTATCATCCAACGTTTTCTTTACTCTTGGCAAAAGATAGGGCGCGCGGCTCATATTTTCTACGCCGCCGGCGACAACAAGTTCCGCATCGCCCAAACTAATACTTTGAACCGCAAGCCTAATGGCTACAAGCGAGGAAGAGCAAACTTCATTTACTGTTACCGCGTGACATCCTTGAGATAATCCGGCCTTTATAGCGACTTGGCGCGCGGGATTTTGTCCAACACCAGACGTTAGGACTTCGCCCAAATAGATTTCTTGCACTTTGCTAAATGGAGCAATTAGGCGTGAAAGCATTTCTCGCACAACACGAGCGCCAAGTTGCGGCGCGGGGGTG contains:
- a CDS encoding thiolase family protein translates to MQNAQNVYIVEAARTPFGKFFGVLKDTPAPQLGARVVREMLSRLIAPFSKVQEIYLGEVLTSGVGQNPARQVAIKAGLSQGCHAVTVNEVCSSSLVAIRLAVQSISLGDAELVVAGGVENMSRAPYLLPRVKKTLDDKKLAEYEALPEAIVTDSMLYDGLRDVYYPGMPHMGRLADTCASVYVISRDAQEDFAFESFRRAKEATDRGYFDSRLVYVPVSEGVMYVDEGIRKPDMERMKMLKPVFSDGGTVTAATSSQISDGAAMVLLCSEKIKEELGLKPLARVVAYAMHSQNPYWYTTAPVGAIKAVLAKAELSLDQVDFFEINEAFAVVPIYAMRQLGIPRSKVNIWGGAIALGHPIGASGARLVTTLAYELRATGKRYGIAVACNGGGEAVAVLIENTNH